A region from the Triticum aestivum cultivar Chinese Spring chromosome 3D, IWGSC CS RefSeq v2.1, whole genome shotgun sequence genome encodes:
- the LOC123080096 gene encoding nucleolin, translating into MCLCSPSAVVFPGANVSPDPPANLLPPRWVHRLFGPRVTGTRARAAYCKNVSPAFPPKRLKAASAVQHQLQYPEEEQQLRLRSGDRFSGEELELEVLSLTPGGRGKAEKWTQQPQKLKFKPKVPLRKPKKPPAQKPQLEETKPIDEELMKTLRTGRGDAKTLRVIKDEQSAQNSDSKTLSSAAGVSFQAAQSGKQKQPKNSQKALQIPRAFPANPERFYGDEDDEDEDEDEDDDNVVREDDNDVELPESLPSSIECESSIHPAKELNLLEHDDKTRMFLFQLPKSLPLLRTPSTVVHRNGRAIVKEVKEGYNLNDLPGGYMGKMLVYKSGKVKMKLGDAVFDVSPGTECGMQQHAVAVNTRRKHCCQLGEIERQHVVVTPDVNSLLNDNRD; encoded by the exons ATGTGTCTCTGCAGCCCGTCGGCCGTCGTCTTTCCTGGAGCGAACGTCTCACCCGATCCTCCCGCCAACCTTCTCCCGCCTCGCTGGGTGCACCGGCTCTTCGGTCCACGGGTCACTGGAACGCGGGCCCGTGCTGCCTACTGTAAAAATGTTTCACCGGCTTTCCCTCCCAAACGTCTCAAAGCAGCATCAGCAGTTCAGCACCAGCTGCAGTATCCAGAGGAAGAACAGCAGCTGCGGCTCCGGAGCGGCGACCGTTTCTCCGGCGAAGAGCTCGAGCTCGAGGTCCTGTCCCTCACTCCCGGCGGTAG GGGTAAAGCAGAAAAATGGACGCAGCAG CCACAGAAGCTCAAGTTCAAGCCGAAAGTGCCGTTGCGCAAGCCAAAGAAACCACCTGCACAAAA GCCGCAACTGGAAGAGACAAAACCAATTGATGAAGAGTTAATGAAGACGCTGAGG ACAGGACGAGGAGATGCAAAAACTTTGCGAGTTATAAAAG ATGAGCAATCGGCACAGAATTCCGACTCGAAGACGCTTTCTTCTGCAGCCGGAGTTAGCTTCCAAGCGGCACAGTCGGGAAAGCAGAAGCAACCAAAAAATTCTCAG AAGGCACTTCAAATCCCTAGGGCCTTCCCTGCCAATCCAG AAAGGTtctacggtgatgaagatgacgaggacgaggacgaggacgaagatgatGATAATGTTGTTCGAGAAGATGACAATGATGTTGAGTTACCAGAGTCTCTCCCAAGCTCAATCGAATGTGAATCTTCCATCCATCCAGCGAAAGAGCTCAATCTGCTC GAACACGACGACAAGACAAGGATGTTCTTGTTCCAGTTGCCGAAATCTCTTCCTCTGCTCAGAACACCATCCACTGTAGTTCATAGGAACGGAAGGGCCATTGTCAAGGAGGTGAAAGAAGGGTACAACCTGAATGATCTGCCAGGGGGGTACATGGGCAAGATGCTGGTGTACAAGAGCGGCAAGGTCAAGATGAAGCTGGGAGATGCCGTGTTCGAT GTGAGCCCAGGCACGGAATGCGGGATGCAGCAGCACGCAGTAGCGGTGAACACTAGAAGGAAACATTGCTGCCAGCTTGGGGAGATCGAAAGACAGCATGTCGTGGTGACCCCGGATGTCAACTCCCTGCTGAATGACAATAGGGACTAG
- the LOC123080097 gene encoding signal recognition particle subunit SRP72 has product MPPKSKAAAAAAAEPVSVEDLFTALHRHIEAGEFPQAVKVADQVLAASPGDEDAVRCKVVAHIKSDATDKALAAIRAAERLPIDLSYYKAYCYYRQNKLQEALDILNGQEETAAVLQLESQIYYRLGRMNDCMSSYEKLQKFKVDSIDLKINIIAALVAGGRASEVQVAMKAQKVDLTTRALRDTRSFELAYNSACTLIENKKYSEAKEQLDLAKRIGKEELMVEDYAEDEIEYELAPVSVQLAYVQQLQGQTQEAMETYANMINKKSGDPSSLAVATTNLISIKGTKDVADGLRKLDRLVEKSTAPNQLQLIESLEFKLSSRQKEALYSARVLLLLHANKIDQAQELVSGLLGMFRDSVFPVLLQAAVHVREKKVPKAEEVLSRYAEKHPDNSKGVLLALAQIAANANHFQIAADSLSKISDIQHMPATVATLVALKERLNDSNGAASVLDSAIKWWKNAMTEDNKLDMFMREAATFKLNHGRDEEACQLYEELVKSYGSTEALAGLVATSACTDLAKAEQYEKQLKPLPGLQGIDVKSLEKTSGARHVEQAMKVDAPEEVKKQKAKKRKRKPKYPKGYDPANPGPPPDPERWLPKRERSTYRPKRKDKRAQVRGAQGSVSREKHDASAANASATSSKPTTSAKAPEPPKGSNKSRKKKSRS; this is encoded by the exons ATGCCGCCCAAATCTaaggccgcggccgccgccgccgccgagccggtCTCCGTGGAGGACCTCTTCACGGCGCTCCACCGCCACATCGAGGCCGGCGAGTTCCCCCAGGCGGTCAAGGTCGCCGACCAAG TTCTCGCGGCGTCTCCGGGCGACGAGGACGCGGTGCGATGCAAGGTTGTGGCGCACATCAAGTCCGACGCGACGGACAAGGCGCTCGCGGCCATCCGCGCCGCCGAGCGCCTCCCCATCGATCTCAGCTACTACAAG GCATACTGCTACTACAGGCAAAACAAATTGCAAGAAGCTCTGGATATATTGAATGGTCAAGAAGAAACAGCTGCTGTTCTCCAGCTGGAATCCCAGATCTATTACCGATTAGGAAGAATGAATGATTGCATGAGTAGCTATGAGAAGCTCCAGAAGTTCAAGGTTGACTCAATAGATCTAAAGATAAATATCATCGCTGCTCTAGTTGCTGGTGGAAGGGCTTCTGAAGTACAGGTAGCCATGAAGGCGCAAAAGGTTGATCTTACCACTAGAGCACTCAGAGATACAAGGAGCTTCGAGCTTGCATATAATTCAGCTTGCACCTTGATAGAAAATAAGAAGTATTCAGAAGCTAAAGAGCAGCTGGACTTGGCGAAAAG AATCGGGAAAGAGGAGCTTATGGTGGAAGATTACGCAGAAGATGAGATTGAGTATGAATTAGCTCCTGTGTCTGTTCAACTTGCTTATGTACAGCAG CTACAAGGACAGACTCAAGAAGCCATGGAAACCTATGCCAATATGATAAACAAGAAATCAGGAGACCCCTCATCACTTGCCGTGGCAACAACCAACCTTATTTCAATAAAAGGTACAAAGGATGTTGCTGACGGCCTGAGGAAACTTGACCGGCTTGTCGAGAAGTCGACGGCGCCGAACCAGCTGCAACTGATCGAGAGCCTTGAATTCAAGTTATCTTCAAGGCAAAAAGAAGCCCTATACTCTGCTCGTGTTCTTTTGCTCCTCCATGCAAATAAAATTGATCAG GCACAAGAGTTGGTCAGTGGGCTGCTTGGTATGTTTCGAGACAGTGTGTTTCCTGTTTTACTTCAAGCTGCAGTTCATGTGAGAGAAAAGAAGGTCCCGAAAGCTGAAGAAGTTCTAAGTCGGTATGCTGAGAAGCATCCTGATAATTCTAAAGGAGTCCTCCTTGCACTTGCCCAGATTGCTGCCAATGCCAACCATTTTCAGATTGCTGCTGATTCGCTATCAAAGATATCTGACATCCAGCACATGCCTGCTACGGTTGCTACACTGGTAGCTCTAAAAGAGCGTCTAAATGACTCTAATGGCGCTGCTTCTGTGCTTGATTCTGCTATCAAGTGGTGGAAAAACGCCATGACTGAAGATAACAAGTTGGATATGTTCATGCGGGAGGCTGCTACATTTAAGCTCAACCATGGGCGTGATGAAGAGGCCTGTCAGCTGTACGAGGAACTTGTGAAGAGCTATGGAAGCACCGAAGCGTTGGCTGGGCTGGTAGCAACGTCCGCATGCACTGACCTTGCGAAAGCTGAGCAATATGAGAAGCAGCTGAAACCGTTGCCGGGTCTTCAGGGAATTGACGTAAAGAGCCTGGAGAAGACATCTGGTGCAAGGCATGTAGAGCAAGCCATGAAGGTTGATGCTCCCGAGGAAGTGAAGAAGCAAAAGgctaagaagaggaagaggaagcctaAATATCCGAAGGGATATGATCCAGCGAACCCAGGGCCACCCCCAGATCCCGAGAGATGGCTGCCCAAGAGGGAGAGGTCGACCTACCGTCCGAAGAGGAAGGATAAGAGGGCTCAGGTCAGAGGTGCTCAAGGCTCTGTGAGTAGAGAGAAGCATGATGCATCTGCTGCCAATGCCAGCGCCACCTCTTCGAAACCCACCACCTCGGCCAAGGCTCCAGAACCACCAAAGGGTTCCAACAAGTCCCGGAAGAAAAAGTCGAGGTCTTAG